A segment of the Gossypium hirsutum isolate 1008001.06 chromosome D10, Gossypium_hirsutum_v2.1, whole genome shotgun sequence genome:
gtcgaatagcttggaaatcacggtttgtgtttctataatctgaattaaatagtagattattgcatatataattgtttgcatatggtaagcatttgaggtgagtactttggtacttggaaattgaattaaattcataattgaaatgaaatggattgattttttatattatgaaatatattgattatgaatatatgtgtattgagaaaaaTATGAtcattatcaaattgaatatatgcttatatgtgatGATAGACATTGGtcgtattgaaaagtgaaatgaatccCTTTTAACTGTATCAGgatgagtcggatatagatggcataacataagataggaagagtttagggattactTCGACCTCAAGTCAATgacgcactaggtgccaatttgcttcagtttaaccgatgagacactaggtgtcaatttatatagcgctgggagaagttattattttggattgatccgatgaggcactgagtgccaaactggtgtgttagttggatccgtgtatccgttcgaGTCCGTGTCGTGTTAATCAACCTATccgaaaaattacaagtgtacttagataAAAATACTACATTTAGGGTTCTAGACCCAACAATAATACATTTGTAATTCTCCCTAATttgatttttaacatttttttcctAATAAAGTAGGAAGTCCTACTAGAAATTCTCTTTCTAGAATGGTTGTTGATTATCAGATCTTTACATGACCCTGGTTATAAAAACATCATTATACCATTTAACATTTGTTActtttttgcattttaaatttgataataattctgaatttctatctttaagaTGAGAGTGATCTCTTATAAAGTGTTTAGAGATTAAGAAAATCAAAGTTGCAACTGAATCTTGGATTTCTCTTCCTtgttcatttaaaatatttttttccttgatcatcattttttattatttttagagtttcTTCTTGTTGGATTTTAGTGAGTGCATGATACCTCCATCATTTTAATTGGCCAGTAAATCTAACAACTAAAAAGGTTGATTGTAGCATGATAACTAATCAACCTATGTTGGTTTTGAGTATTATAAACATTTGAGACATTGTCATTTGTTGCAATAAATTGGGAATATTTTATTCAGAAATTCCTTATATATTCCATTCATAAATAGTGTtagcattgtatttattttggaaaacaaGTTTCTCTTCTATAGTAACGTCAGGTGCAGTGATTTTTAGGtaatataatctttttggttctttgCAAGCCATTttgttaatttgttgttcatcTTACTAGTCAAAGTCACATTGGGAAGATTGGTGTAATGTGTTTACTAACTGTCGGGCTTGCATTGATGTACCTAGTGCTATTAATTCAGACTTGTAATCTTTCAAAGCATCAAcattattttggatttttgttAAGAAATCATTTTGGGggttttgattttggtattttatatggTGTAAATATTGGTTCTTTAGAACTTTTTTCAGTTATTTTTTTACTGGTTCTTTCTTAATTGGTTGGCTTTCtaccaaattttcaaaataacctaattatttttatattgtatgaaGGCTGAGATTAGTATAGTTTTTTTGTTCCACTATCATTTTAATGTCTTTTGATAAGATTTATTCTCTTGCATCATGAGTTCTCAATCCTAAAGTTTGTTCTTTGTGTTCCAGGATTTGATTCTTATTCTATATTTAACCTTCTAAAGGTTGTATTGGTACTTCCTATTTCAAAAGAATGTTTTGGGGGCATTTTGGGTAGCCTATTGAATATCTTGGTGTTAAGAAATTTCACTTAAAGAAGTGTTTCTAATAGGGGTTGGTGCTACAAATCCTGTAACACCTTCTAACTTCCATTTGACAGAGAGATTGGTTTTATGCCATTGTATTGTTTTTAGAATTATGATATGAGATCTTAAggtgtttgtttctattaaaggATTTCTCTTTTTGGGCTCTGGAGTAAAACCTTAGTGTTTACTACGAAATATATGACTTTGAAATTGAGTTGATAAACTAACGTTAGTACTCTGGATCCAGGGTGCATTTTGTAATAAAAAAGTATGAATTTGAAGGgttaatgattttaaaatgtttttatcagTTAATGAAACCATAAAATTTGGTAGCGACTAAAATATAATGGGTCAGTATGTAGGCTTATTTCAGTTATTCCTAGTAAGGAATCATTAAACATTATGTGTTTTTTCCCCTTAggacaattaaagttaagatatttTTGGTGGCTTCAACACTAAGTAGTTTGACACCGACTTGGACTACTCCAAATtaaatgaatatatttataattttcttcTTTAAGTTTATTGATGACGATTTTATCTAATAATTAGATAGTTTCATATTCCTTTTGGATAGGtaaacttttttcttttgtttttattgcaTAACTACAAAAGGcatttaaagtttaaaatgttttttattttattttataaatttggttTTTTGAAACTCTTGTAAGAGTCCAATTATCATATACTTGGGGAACATTTTCATAATGTTCTTCTTGTTCATTGAAAATGTTATTTGAGGTTTGGTCAGACTCTTAGGATTGATTGGAGGTAAAGCTTGCAACAGAATTGGTTCTCCTAAGGAAAAGAAACATCTTTTTGTTTTCGAATGTCCTATAGGGGGTTCTACTATCAAAATTTCTAGATTACTAAAATTGTCTACATGGATACTTTCCCTTAACACGCATAACCCATAGCTAATCAGACTGAGTATCAATActtagcaaaaataataaatcattaaTAAAGATAGTTAAACCAAAACTCAGAAAtattgaaaacaaaattgaagATTTTCAAAACTTAGAATTACTTGTTTCTCCTTGACTTTGATACTCAATAAAACACTTAAatataatatagattttaaactttatttaataattaatatcagTGGAGTAGTaacaaatttgtattttaataCTATTGAATACGTGtttgatttttgaatttgtaattgttttatttgtaaatgatataaaagtatgaaaagataAAAGTGTCATCATAATaatgttaattataatttaaaaaaagaataattttttttgtagtgTCATAGTTAAATTGGTGATATCAACTCAGTAAAACTCTTAAATATAGcatatgtatatttattaataaaaatcacGAGAAAAGGTAAAGAGtcggttattttttatttaaaaagattaaaggaCTTAAATAGCTctccttttattttgttattgtgattctaattttaagtaattttattgattGAGATGATATCGAGTCAACTTGTGACATCAATTTagtcatatatttttattatagtacAATATGACACATATTGGATAATATAGGCATCACAGAAGAATAATTACATCAATTTAatgtaattgtttttttttaaagcaaataaaattatatttttaattattttatattttattttgaaacaaataagattctttttttttttgagtttagacttaaaacttaatatatatgtatatatattggtggtatttttgtaaatatcttgAAGTAGGGCAGATTTACCTCAAACATAACTttgattatttttctaaattcacCTGACCgaatttgaaaatgatttttcaaaaagaaattcCGACCATAACAAATCAAGTCATATCGAAACCCATTGGATTCGAATTTGTTTTGTCATCCCTATGTTTGGTTGGGAGATTAGTTTGTATAtgattgtttgtttcttttattctccTTGTTTGGTGAATGCAAACAATGCTTATCCGAACTTGATTCACTtcgtaaatataatttttatttttaaaaggaaaaaataataaatatattatttaagtgtcaaattgttaaataatatgaacGTAATACGTGtaaatatttatatgattaatttcTAACCGGTAatagattaattaaaaattaacatatgCAAATGTTACATACTTCTCATTTTGACCTCTTCAGTTCTGGAGCTCACCGAGCCTGGAAGGGAGCTAGCGGTACCCTATATGGTCTTAATTGTGTCGACATATTTCAACGCGATACTATAAAAAGAATGCCCAAGGCAATCTAAAGCCAACTCCATCAGAAGTCATCACCATAACCTAAAGCTCCCCAACAGCAAAAGCTCTGCAAATCTTCAAACTTCTCCAGTAAAATGAAGTTCCAACCAAACCTCCTCCATGTttagttatcattattatttagtattagatagttttactattattttaatttaataatatttgtatATGTTGGTAAATATTATGTTAAAGATAATGACATATTAAGGTAATGATTTCTTGTAGATAAAATTTTGACTCGTATTCgaatgataaattattttatctaattatttaatattttattataagttaTTTCTAATAGTTTATTCTCtaagttattttataaaattaataaaaatttattttaaattagattaattcttatttaattagttcatatttttaaaaaaaattataaaaatatattatttaatagattttaaaataaatatgtaaaattatgcTAACccacataatataaaaattaatttcatataaaGATTTTTTATCACTCTAtactagacctgatcatgggccGGACCGTATGAAAAGTGTgaggatttgggtaaaaatttaagtttaaaaaattagtttagaCAAAAAATGAGGCCTAATTTCATAATGGACTAAGCTTTGAATATGATTTTTTTGCCCCGGCCCGACTCGGCCTGAATTTGTAATACTgaatatttaatgttatttttaatttttataacaatTTACTTATACTAACCTCTCGTGTCCTATCCTCTCCCCTTAGCCTTCCCAAATCCCAAATCacaaatctcaaatcaatttaaaaaaaaaagaacccttaGTGGTTCCATCAAGACACTGTTGCTTCCTCTGTTGTTGGCGTTCTTCCACCACAGAGTCACGCACCCATTGGTCCATCGTCGTTCGCCACAGTCGCAGCAAGACTAAGAACCCGAACTCAACTCAGGTTAGGTTTCTCCCTTTCCCTCTTATTCTTTACATTCATAACTTCAAGCCCGTTCTTAATATTTTTGGGCCTTAGGCAAAACAATAAAATGAAGTTTTGAATTCCTTAAaagttagagaaaaaaaaaatttaagtcctTTAAAAGTTGATAAACAGAAATTTTAGACCCTCAAAAAGCAAAATTTTTTGTTGGAcccttaaaaactaaaaaataatattttagaccTTTTTAACGTTGCAACGACCTGAACTCCAGATGAGCCCAGGGCAGGCGTGCATAACTTTATATGGGATTGGGTTATGCCGTtagatattatattattttgttgtAGTCTTTCTATTGTTGGGTACCAAAACACTGAGTATACTAGTCGAGAACCCCCCAAATTTCATTTTCGACAATGCGAATTAGAATAGTGAATTGTCTATGTGCAACCCTGATACTGTTGTTGCGCAATTTGACAGGAAGGGAATGTTGTTATATGAGAGTGAGGGAGTTGATGAATTGATTGTAGGCAGTAGCTAGTTTTGGGAGCCAAAATGCTTGCCTAAACAAATAGAAATATGGGTTGTGACGGATTGAGTTTGAATTTAGATATatttttaagttcattttttaaattaagtttgagtttaaaaaatgaaaattgtgaCTTAGGCTTCTTTTGGTTTGGCTTTGCATGCCAGTGAAGTGCAGTTGGGAGGAAAATATTGTACCAACCTCACTGGTCAGCCTTTTTGTTCAGCATGTTAGTTCAGTGAAAAGTCATCTCCACCACACTAATCAGTCCCAAATCAGCTGAAGTTTTCAGCAGCAATTGAAATTAACTGAGCTATTGGCATTTTTAACAGACAAAAATACTCTTACTTTTATTTGTAAAAACATTTTGTATCATAACataatttctagtaataatgaaacttgttatgtcttatgttactatattttttttattaaaaatcatccgtttagatacttcaaaatttgatccaagtataatgttactatttgtgaaaataatatttatcattgttataaaaaatatttaactataaaaaattaaaaataattatcattttaatatataatttaaattaattatataattcattaaaatattggtagatacattttaatattttgttaaatgaatttataaattcacgtattttaataattttaaaaaagtaaaatatataattttaaaaacttctattatatatcaattttaatatgatgcccttaatagtcattttttattcttacctcaccgctacagctgcgtttgaatccaaacacacattcaatcattgtttctaatctcactgctacagtatccaatctcaccgctacaataactaatctcaccgccaccactatttttaacctcaccggagatAAACACACTGTCCATCCAAACTAAACCTTAGAGACGCTGCCTATAACCTCAACTCTATCCATaataatttgttaaaataattttataaagaatTGAAAGTAGAAATTTTATGGGTTCATCGTTCCAAGCGAGAAAGGTATCTTTTTGCAGAAAAAACGTGTGGTTTTGATTGAGTAGGTGAAAGGTAAGGGTTTAAATTGTTGGtactgtaatttttttttatgacttATAAATTCTATACTTATCAAAAAACACTTTAAATCttttaactaaatataaaaattaggaAGGAAAAACCTTATGCCCCAACTCTAGAGAAAAAAACTACAATTAAAAGTATTACCCGCATTTAACATTTATAATTGTTATGGTTtttcttaataattaaattattaatttttatgcctgttttttttatacaatgcttaTAATTATTCATAGTCCCCctccaacctataaataggaggataatgcgcttcagcttACTCGAATCTATACCCataccaatcgaattaagactcaattggcatttcttattaaattttaagtAGATTGCTTCAGCGAAAATGAAATTAGACATTGGATTGGCTTGAAGTGGTGGAGCAATGGATATGTTTTGATTATGAGAAATTCAAGTCTAATGATGAGACTTCGTGACACTTGAAATTAACATGTTGTAAATATTGATGGTTTAAGATGGGGTGTAGGACTGCAATTTGCATGGTATCGTCTCTTATTCCTTTGTACATTATAAAATGTAATGTATATTGTTAATAGAAAGTAGGTTGAAAGGCAAAGATTGAGGTGATTGGTTAAATATAAAACTCGTTCACCAGCTTTGAACCTGAGCCATGATCCTCAAAATTATTCCTTTTTAAACAACTATTTATAAGTTGTTCCATTGCTGCTGCTGCTTTAGATGATCCATCCCCACTATTGCTCAAATCAAAACATGCATTCCTTGGACTCCTCTTTATGTCCAATGACCTTTGCCACACTTGTATCTTTTTTTCTTACACTTTCTCATTCACTAACGTTACAATCAGACATTGAAGCTCTTCAAGCCTTGAAACTTTCTGTTGATCCAAACATGATTCCACCATCATCGTACCTCACTACTTGGGATTTCTCCATTGATCCATGCGATAATATAGGTCCCAAATTTCTAGGAATCTTATGTTCTTCCCCTTCAAACAATTCGAAAAGCCGAATAACAACACTTGAACTTGATGGCGCCGGATATGATGGCTTTTTACCACCCAGAATAGGAACCCTTACTGAACTAACCTCCCTTGATCTTAGCAGAAATAGATTCAGAGGGCCATTGCCTGATGCCTTAAAGAATCTCAACAAGCTAACTAGACTTTCTCTTTCAGGCAATTTTTTCACCGGCGGTATCTGGACATGGATATACAGATTGAAGAAGGTTGAAAGGATAGACTTGTCGGAAAACTGCCTCTCCGGCCGGATCCCTGCTCGGATTTCCAAACTACGAAGATTGACTCAGTTAAGCCTGTCAAAAAATGAATTTTCAGAAAGGATTCCCAACATATATGCATTACAAAAGCTCCAGATATTGGACCTTGACTCCAATATGTTGATTGGAAGCTTGCCAAAGCTTCCACCAAGACTAAGAACTTTGAGACTGTCCCACAACAAGCTTACAGGGCATATCACATCATTAGTAAATCTTGATCATCTAATATCCGTAGATGTGAGTGATAACTGGTTTACAGGACCCATTAATAGGGGGGTTCTTGCATTACCTCGATTGAGTCACCTCAATGTGTCCTTCAACCAGTTCACAAAAATGGAGGTGAACAACTATTTCGGAAGTGGATCTCGGCTTCGAACACTTGATGCGCAAAGGAACCACTTGCTAGGTCATTTACCagttaaattagtgaattttgagAGATTAGAAGTAATTAATTTAGCCCACAATCAATTTACAGGCCAAATCCCCATGGCATATGGGCAGAGATTGGGGAGACCATGGAGAACCCTGTTTTTAGATTATAACTTCTTATCAGGTCGTATTCCACCGGAGTTTGGCCCCGTCGCCGTGAGGATCAGAGGCAGCCTTGCAAATAATTGCTTGAGCTGCCCTTTAAGGATCCCACTTTGTAGGGGACAGCAGAGGCATGCTTCGGCATGCCATGGTGTGACTGATGGATAATTCACAAATAGTGAGATAGATAACAAATTACAAAGTGAGTTTTTATATGATTCCTTTATTTCTCTGATTttagatgttacaaatgaattatTATTTACATAGGATTAATATACTAACATGTCAATTTcgatttatatttgaaaatttaattcgACCAATCTGATTTTATCATGAGAAGTTAGTAATTTGAACTCAGAATAATCAAAACAAGTAACTCgaacttaaattaaataaatatttttaaaaaattaataaaaataatgcttataaactaaattattattttactttaagtATAACTTGTAAATGTAACTATCATTGTCTATTATCATAAAATATGCAATTTCGGCTTCTATCTATTGATagaaaattccaaaaataataaataataggaaattatattttatctatttatttccAAGTAAAATTAATAAGTGAAGAGAAATTATCAAATTACGATGcaaagtttcaaaaaaattgatatatttcaaaatctcaatatcttttattttaattttatttggctataaaaattgaaatttatttttattctaatttatttaaaaattataaaaatattttaacaaaattttcttttagtttgTACATatcttttaaattctaaaaatctaAATCCcacaaatttttaattaaaatattgttattgacgaaaaatcaaaatttgagattaaaaatattattaacaataaaatatttataacatttaaaaataatgtaaataaaaataattattttcacctattccaaaggttcaactttttatggttttatatattatggattaattaatttaaatttataaaaattattatattttatttcaaacttatttctgataattattaatttttataataaatttaaaccgattaaataatttatctaacttcgatttaattttattttaaaattaacaaattaaactTTATCAACTTTAATAATCAAATCTAAACCCTGCAAGTAACTTGATTTTAAACTTATTTGATTCAACATAATcattgtattaaattaaaattgaatgacTAAACATGAAATCATCATAACCCGGACCTATAATGGTCCAATGAGAATTACTCACTCACCACAGTGTCGTTACATTTATACATTAGCCTATtcaattgaaccaaatgattgtTTGACTAATtgtatgattttattaggtataaTTCATTAAATTGGATTAATGATTATATAATTAatgtcataattattcaataacATTAGTAGATAGAGGAGTTTATAATTGATCAATACggttaaattgatcaaaattttaaaattaaacattagTGGTCCaaagttttgatatattttactATATGATAATAAATTCCAAATATGTACGCTCAATGTTGTGTTTACATAGACCAATTTAATTGGATCAATAATTGTACaattaattatacaatttattcaattggaTCAATAGTTGTACGATTACTGTCACAATTCCTTTGATTGCACTAGTATTTAGAGGAATATACAATGGATCaatacctttaaaaatacttataCACTACAATGTCATTAACTTCATAAATAGATTCATTCAATTAGAACAATGATTGTACAATTAATATCATAACTTAAACTAcgttaaaaattagaaaaatgtaaaattgattATTACTCTTCAAGTTAGTACATTCGTACATAGATCCGATTCAATTGGTTCAATGTCATAAGCATTCAATTACATTTGTAGTTAGGGTGCATAATTGATAAATACTCTTAAATGGATGACAAACGTAAAATTAAACATTGATGGTccaaaattttgatatatttcacTATATGATAATGAATTCCAAAATGTATGCTCAATGTTGTGTTTACATAGACCAATTTAATTGGATCAATCATTGTACGATTAATCATACAGTTTATTCAATTAGATCAATGGTTGTACGATTAATGTCACAATTTATTCGATCATGCTAACTAATAATTAGAGGAAGATACAATTGATCAATACTCTTAAAAATACCTATACACTACAATGACATTATTTTCATACATagattcattcaattaaatcaatGATTGTACAATTATTGTCATAACTCATTCAACTACATTGGAAATTAGAGAAATGAAAAAGTGATCATGACTTTTCAAATTACTCATACACCACAATGCTAGTACATTTGTATATAGACATGATTCAATTAGTTCAATGTCATTATCATTCAATTACATAAGTAGTTAGAGGAATGCATAAGTGATAAATACTCTTAAATTGatcaaatatttgaaattaaacaTCGGTAGTCCAAAGTTTTGATATATTTCACTATATGATATTGCATTCTAAACATGTATAATCAAAGTAGTGTTTACATGGACTGATTCAATTGGATCAATGATTGTACAgttaattatacaatttattcaattggaTCAATTATTGTACAATTAATGtcacaatttattcaattatgcTAGTAATTAGAGGAATATACAATTGatcaatacttttaaaaatatttatacactACAACGTTATTACCTTCATACATAGATTCATTCGATTAAATCAATAATTGTACAATTAATGACATAACTCATTCAATTACGTTAATAATTAGAGAAACGTGCAATTCATCAATACTTTTTTAAATTACTTGTATACCACAATGTTAGTACATTCGTATATAAACCCAATCCAATTGGCTCAATGTCATAATCACTCAATTACATTAGTATTTAGAGGAATGCATAATTGATA
Coding sequences within it:
- the LOC107896014 gene encoding leucine-rich repeat receptor-like serine/threonine-protein kinase BAM2 is translated as MIHPHYCSNQNMHSLDSSLCPMTFATLVSFFLTLSHSLTLQSDIEALQALKLSVDPNMIPPSSYLTTWDFSIDPCDNIGPKFLGILCSSPSNNSKSRITTLELDGAGYDGFLPPRIGTLTELTSLDLSRNRFRGPLPDALKNLNKLTRLSLSGNFFTGGIWTWIYRLKKVERIDLSENCLSGRIPARISKLRRLTQLSLSKNEFSERIPNIYALQKLQILDLDSNMLIGSLPKLPPRLRTLRLSHNKLTGHITSLVNLDHLISVDVSDNWFTGPINRGVLALPRLSHLNVSFNQFTKMEVNNYFGSGSRLRTLDAQRNHLLGHLPVKLVNFERLEVINLAHNQFTGQIPMAYGQRLGRPWRTLFLDYNFLSGRIPPEFGPVAVRIRGSLANNCLSCPLRIPLCRGQQRHASACHGVTDG